The Cervus canadensis isolate Bull #8, Minnesota chromosome X, ASM1932006v1, whole genome shotgun sequence genome contains the following window.
tttctggttttctaaTGTGAAAACTTAAGTTACTGATTCTGGTaaggggggtgggggaaatgtTGGACTCCATCGTTGCCAGAACTGgaaaattactaatttttaatagttttcataTATGAATAAGTTTTAaatctttaataaacattttgatCCAAAGTTGCctacttatattttataaaatatttaattattgcaGGTTATTTTAGCCTGAGTGTCCACAAAAGAGAGTGTGACACAAAAGTTTCCATTTGAGTAGCTCATTTGGAAAGTGGTTCTAGTAAGTCAGAGCAAGGAAAAcatatgtgagagctggacaataaaaaagactgcgtgccaaagaattgatgtcttttaactgtggtgttggaaaagactcttgaaagtcccttggacaacaaggaaatcaaaccaatcaatcctaaaggaaatcaaccctgaatattcattggaagtactgatgctgaagctgaatctccaatactttggccacctgatgtgacgagctgactcattggaaaagaccctcatgatagaagatagaaggcaggaggaggaggggacaatagaggatgagatgtttcgatggcattaccaactcaatggacatgagtttgagcaaactccaagagatggtgaaggacagcaaagcctggtgtgctgcagtccatggggtcacaaagagtcagacatgactgagtgactgaacaacaacaacatagttaagcaaggaaggaggaaaagtcaAACAATGGTATGTTATGAAATTGCACATCACCACAGGCAAGTGGTGCTTGACCCTATGGGTCTAAAGTTGGCATCCATTTTTGTGATGATGAATAACTACCACCTCTAAGATAGAGTGGGTGCAGTGTATTCGATGTAGAATGAGGTAGCTGGATGATATCCTTGAAGGAAGGGATGGAATTGAGTGCCCGGCATCAGATGTTGCTCTTGGGGAGTTATACATTTAGAAGTGGGAGTAGCTTAATCACCCATGGAGAGAGCTAGTGTTGTTGAACTCAAGCTTAGGTTCCAACCCTACCACCAGGATAGTTTATGGGCTCATTGTGCCAGAACCACGATGACTGAGGAGAGAAGCTGTTTGATATTCACATGAGTCATCAGATACACTTGGTTTTTAAATGCCTTCTCTACAGTCAGTTCCTCGGAAGACCATTAATTACAGAGTGAAGAACCTGATGTAATGCTCACAGTTCTGCCAACTGGAAGTTTCCTGCTTCAACATTATTCTACCCTAACTGAAACTGAAGTGTGGTGGCAGTCCATTCACAGCTATCATCGATATTTAATGCTCACATATCTGTGTACTAAGTTTGAGATTAATAATTTCCTCTTCCAGTAGTTGTTCATAGACCACCCCCTGCCTCATGAGGGGCATCATTGTAACAGCAGTCAAAGGCATGAGGGCTTGTGCAGTCAGCCAATTTATTTGTGCTTTCTCAGGCTGGATCCTGGAGCATGTCCATGGTACTATGGACTGTTATTGAGCTTGCCAGAGCTTATCAATTGGTGAATATCATAACGTACAGCTTGTGGTGGGCAGCTCCTGTCATATAGCATCTTACTTGCTATCTCTTGGTAAGGCACTCCATATATAATTCTACTGAACTCAATAGCATGTAAGGAACTATGTTTTAATTGGCAAGTAGTTTACTGACATAGGAGATGTGAATTTTGCTCAGAACCTCAGGATTCTGTGTTGCAACTCCCATATTATGGCTTAGAATGACTTAGATaatgcttccttatccatcataGATACTGTAAGCATTATAAGATATACTGAGGCATATGACCTAAGTAACAGAAGAACTTGCACTGCAGATCTGAAAACGTGGTAGGGGACCAAGTTTGTTAACATCAGGCTTTTTGACTTGTCAAGTctcatgtttttctttccataCAAAAGAACTGTTCATATATCTAGCCCTGGAATATTATCAATAAAGCATTACCACAGACTTCTGTCAGTCAAACTAGTTTGATTCCACTCTGACTGTGCTTCCCATTATGGTAATTATACTTGTCCCTGATTTTGTGTAGCAACCTGGGCTCTGAAATCTTATTATCTCCATTAGAACATAGTTTACTTCTAATGATGACTTGCAGAGGACAGCATACATTGACTTTTATAAAAACGTCAAATGTTCCCCTTCACCAATGTCAAGTGTCCCCCCTCACCAATGTCAAGTGTTCCTCCTCACGACTTTATCATAGTAGTGTCttctctgccctctgagggaAATATACCTTAGAGATAGGTCCTCCTGTCTCATATCATTCATGTTATGAAGGTAATTATTTCTAATACCTTCATTCCTTTTGACCTTCTCACCAATTCCTCAGTACTCTGGCAAGCAAGTTCTAATATCTTCTATCTCATTTACCATACACAGCCTGTTGCCCAAGCTTCAAGATGTCACCCAAACAGCATATGGGAAGGCAGCTCTAGGTCATCGACCTCTGAGTCATAAAAATGTACTCCCATGTCAGTGAGTCCTCAAAATCCATTCTAACATGTATTATCCCAGTTCACACAAGTACCTATTAGCCAGTTCCTAGAGCGTGTTCTGGATATTCCACCTGAACAGAGACTGTATTTTGGTCTTGTGCTGTGATAACACCTTACCCTTGCCATGAGTTGGAAGCAATTAAAAACATCAGTGTTGGCTGTTGAGTAAGACAAGCAGTCTTTTCAAGGCAGCTGCCTTAGATGAGGCTATTGCCCTGTTTTCCAGGGACAGGGAGGTTGCTCTCCAATAGTAAGGGTTAGGGGGCTACTTTTGCCAGACTGAGTGTACAGGGGACGATAGGGATTCAAGATTTTTGCACTCATTACCATTCCAGGTCTCAGAGGTCTACTCTTTCCTCATTAGGATACATATATTGATATAGAGACCTAAGTgttatgtggaaaattctgaaagagatggaaacaccagaccacctgacctgcctcttgagaaatctgtatgcaggtcaagaagcaacagttagaactggacatggaacaacagactggctccaaatcgggaaaggagtacgtcaagggtctatattgtcaccctgcttatataacttatatgcagggtacatcatgagaaacgatgggctggaggaagcacaagctggaatcaagattgctgggagaaatatcagtaacctcagatatgcagatgacaccacccttatggcagaaagtgaagaagaactaaagagcctcttgatgaaagtgaaagagagtgacaaagttggcttaaaactcaacattcagaatactaagatcatggtatccggccccatcatttcatggcaaatagatggggaaacagtggaaacagtggctgactttatttttgggggctccagaatcactgcaggtggtgactgcagccatgaaattaaaaggtgcttgctccttggaaggaaagttatgaccaatctagacagcatattaaaaagcattactttgccaataaaggtctgtctggtcaaggctatggtttttccagtagtcatgcatggatgtgagagttggactataaagaaagctgagcgccaaagaattgatgcttttgaactgtggtgttggagaagactcttgagagtcccttggactgcagggagatccaaccagtccatcctataggagatcagtcctaagtgttcattggaaaggctgatgctgaagctgaaactccaatactttggccacctgatgcgaagagctgactcatttgaaaagaccatgatgctagggaaaattgaaggcagaagaaggggacgacagaggatgagatggttggacggcatcacctaatcaatggacatgagtttgggtaaactccgggagttggtgatggacagggaggcttggtgtgctgcagcccatggggtcgcaaagagtcagacacaactgagcaactgaactaaagtgAAGTGTTATGAATGCAATTTCCATGCAGGTCTGCAACCTTGCAATTAGAATCAGGGTCTGCTGTTCAGCATTCTGTTTTATGACTGGCGATGAGGGTCTTCTTAATCCAATGCATTAGGGTGAATGACAGGCTGTATATTCCCATTAGACACGCAAACCTAGATTACAGATCCAGTTTAGGGCACCCTTAGAGCCTGCCCTAAAAACCACTTGAGGCTGAAATGGATTTCTGAATTCATGCTGAGTTGGAAGCCAAACTCATCTATTTCTACATCCCAAATGCCAACTcactcaaaagtgaaagtgaaactcgctcagtcgtgtctgactcttcgcgaccctagggtctatacagtccatgaaattttccagtgcagaatactggaatgggtagcctttaagaggaaaataaatgtatatttgagGCACATCTCCCTTATTTCAATGTATGCCACAATATGAAAAACATCCTAGGAGCAATTTAGGTGCCCTTCCTTTACCCCAAATTAGACACCCAGGAACTCACAAATACAGGGAATCCTGGGGCTCTGTTTTTCAAATACAGTCTATGACGTTAAGAAATATTTCCCACTATTATGATGAAGTGTATCGCTATTATGATGAAGAAGTCATCTAAGATGACTAAAGTCATCTGGTTCACTTTAAATCTGGCATCATAAATCCTCAGAGCAGAGCTTTAAACCACACATCACTTTTTTTCTTGACTCACAATTGTATGactaattgaatgaataaatgaactaggtagtaaagaaaatatgagaacCAAGGAGATAGAGTTAGCTCCACTGAGAAAATAGAAGGTGGgtactgtagggcttccctggtggctcataggttaaagcgtttgcctgcaatgcaggagacctgggttcaatccctgggttgggaagatcccctggagaaggaaatggcaacccactccagtattcttgcctggagaatcccatggacggaagagcctggtgggctatagtccacggggtcacaaagagtcggacacaactgagcgacttcactcaatCACTCACTCAATATATTATACTCAAAGGAACACAATATTATAGAGTAAATACAATGTGTTTTCCCAGGGTATAAGGCCCACATATACTGTGGTGTTGGTCTGTTGTCAAATGATCTTCAGGATCATGAGGAAAGTATGTGGATTGGTTCAGGTTGTACGGCCGAGGAGTCTTGGTCATTGTCAGGCAGGAAACAGGGTCTAGAGAACGTTCTGTGGAATCTGAAGCTGATATACTTTTgaaggttttcttttaaaataacacaaaatctATCACAACAGTGAGTATTTATTTAGAATGATAAGATAATGTATAACAAGCATTACAATTATGACAACTGCAATAAGCAAAAATTCCAAACaaatcatgtatgtgtgtgtgtgtgtgtgtgtgcagaaacACCACTTATGTAGCTGCACAATCTGAAGTATGGTGAAGTGAACATCCAAGGTGAAACATATAATAGTTTTATTGAAAAGCAAAACATCAAATTTCTGCAATTTTTACATAAACACAAGGCCATGTGAACACATAACAAAACCCCAGGAATGACATTTGTCTCACTTTGAAAAATGCAGACAGGTTCACATTAAGCCTTTAGGATTTAGTTTTacatcaagtttttaaaataaaatagctctCAATATTTATTCTCACTAAAAGTCTTGTTTCAAGTTAGAATAAACAGTTTGTTGACTTCAGACTTTAACTTTCAATAGTGTATTTTTAAACATGTTGGGATAATTGTCATATTTGTCCAAACAGAGACTTTTTCTGTGACCCATTTCCAAATTCACAGATTCTGGTCCATCTATTCTTTTTAGTAATGTGGAATGATTTACCAGTTGGAATTTATATTATTGAAAGCAACTGGAACTACTGTACAAATAAGCCAGATGATAAAAAATGCTTGATTTGAAGCAAGCAACTCTGTATTTGGAGATACAAGATTCAGAACAAAGTGCTTGCATTTTCTACCAATATTTATATCAACTAGGTGGGCTCTTAAGCAGTCAGTCTGGACTCATACATCTAGAGTAGCCAGACCATGAATACAATGATTCTAGCTGCCTTCTATAAGTGGTCAGAAGGCTATATTAAGATACAGTCAATGTTAGTTATGAAGGCAGCAGAAAGCCTGTCTGTTTTAAGAAACTGTTCTGGCTATTGAACAATAGACACTCCCACACATGGAATTTCATGGAACTGTAGAATGAATAATCCTGTTCAAGGCTGCCAAAATTATTTTCTGCATGCTGAGATGTTATTCACACACACATTGACTGCATGCAGATAAtccatttactttatttttgaagtCCAGATTGTTTTCTTGCAAAAGCAATTGCGTTCAGTTGTAATATATAGCAAAGCATCTCTATCTTTGGTTCTGTATCTCagagatatttttccaaaaataaataagcatggCAGGAAAAATAATTCAGCTATCTTAAGAGAAAgtctaatattttataaaaattaagcaaaaatatataattgaagctttttttcctaattatcttGCTTAATATCTCATACCAGTGCAACTTTAATATTAAAACAATTGTGCACACTATATTTAACTATACAGCATAGAcacaaaaatgtcaaaaaaacaaaatagtacTTTCCTTTATTAATCATATTGGAATTATGCTTTCTAAAAATGCACAGGAAAGTAGAACTGctgaaatatgtaaataatttggtgttgaagaagtgaaagaaaaggaaatgaagatgcAGCAACAGGTCATAGATCCTAGATATTGCAAAAAGAAGTGAACATATCACCCAAAGTCTcccatttctggaaaaaaaacgTTAAAATCattcagagatttttcttttaaactagaaTCTATGGAAGCTCCCTGTCACTGGACCCTCAGAAGATTTAATGATCTTCCTTTGTTAACGGTTTCCGCCTCTTTTCAAACAAGATCTTTGAATCAAATAATTCTCTTTCCCTGTATCCTAGAGATGGCCCCTTCAGATACTTTGCTTCTGCTGCCTTGTAATCTAATCCATCAACAGCAGAAATTGAACAGATGATTGCTTCTGGCAGAAGAACTTCCaggataaatttaattttatcatcTCTTATCCGAGTCAgcattttttcatctatttgtttgtagacttcttgtaAATATTTCACCACCTCATCCAACTGATCTTCATCTTCAAAGTATGTTTCAATACAGGGTGTGAATCTATTTGCATTCAAGAATGATTTCAGCCACCTGGACCCTTTTGTGCCATTTAAAATGGCTAAGAGATGGCTCTCTGTTCCCTTTGCATTCACGATGAAGTCCACTAGGTTCTTGTTGGCTCGGTCCCGAGCAGACTTCATTCGGTCTGGAAGAATTTTCTGGAAGGACATTTTCTTGGTCTGGGAAGTCACAGACATTGATCCTccagtattttcattttgcagCTTTGGAAATAAATTCCTGAAGGTATCCTGTTTGATTATTTTCCTAACTGGATAACTAATGTCAGCAGCGTAATACTCAAAAAATGAGCCTGCAAAAGAACCACAACCTAATCTAACTCTGTAGTCACAAATAAGCGAGATGCACCAGTCAATACTTTCACTGTATTCCTCCCTGGCTTTCTCCACTAGTGCCTGCTTCTCTTTACAGTCAAATTTCTTTAATCTTCTAAAAGGCACTCTAACGCCTCTCTTTTCAGGATTCATATTTGCCTCAACAAAAATCAcacttgcttttctctcttttcgCCTGATGCTTTTTATCACTGATGGCCAAAATGGATATTTTTGATACTTAAACCAGACAATCATCCCTGTTTCAAATGAACGTTGCTCATAATGAAAAAGGAAACGTGGAAgttcttcatcttcttcatcatCATCTAATATGGATGCAGCAATCGAACTTACACGTGCTGACTTGTCAGAAGCTTGCAATTCTTCCTCAAATTCCTCAAAATCCAGTCTCTGAAGATTTCTTTCATTACTCCCGAGGAGTGAATAATCCCCAGAATGGCTAGAGGCACTAAATGAAATCTGATGTtcccatgaagaaggctgagggaACGCCTCAGCATCCGTCTCTGATTCCACAGTAGGTTGATTCTGGCTGGTAACTGAGCATGGATCAGAGGGACCCTCTCCAGGATCTTCAATATTCTCTGAGAAGGCAGAGCATTCAGAGGATGCGGCCAGGGCCTCTGGGTAGATGTCTTCTGGCTCCTCTTTTAAAGCTTTGGGCACAATGAAGCCATCTGATGGTAAAGTTGGACTGAATTTTTCCTCTTTAACATATACATCTTCCTCTTTAATTGTGGAAAGTAAAGGCAAAATTGAGAGGTCAATCtttttcttgctctctttttcatcctcatcttctgaaagtgaagggaaagtcTGGCACCAGCTGAGGTTTTGTGatgattttgtttccatttcatttgGAATACTAGCAATCATTGTATGCACCTGTGATTTATCATCATACAGAGAATCATCACTCTCTGATGATACTAACAGGGttgttgaattttcattttcctccagACACTTTGGTAAGTCTCCTTCTCCTTCGTGCTTCCGATACTTTTTACGAGGGGGTGAATCAGATGGCTTTTGTGGTATGTTTTGAGACAGTATAGTGGTCTCCTCGTCATCTGAACTGCTTACTTGAATCAAATTTGTTCTCTCATTCAGAATATCCAGTGCCATTTTTAATGACCTGGCATAGGCTGTTTCCTCTCCAGGTGGGTCACTGACCTCTGACTGTGCGGCTAGTGAGGAGGCAATAGCTTCAATTTGAGATTTAGTTAGGATCTTTGTTTCTGTGCTTTCCATTTGAATTTTTTCATCCAGTGAGAGTATTTGAACTTCCAGGGAAAATACCTTTTTCCTCTTACTATTTGACGAAGCCTCAGATCTGGACAAAACTTTTGCTGGCCACAACTGGTCTTGCCAATTGCATAAGACATACTCAGCATCCATTATGACTTAGATTTATGTGCCAAGAGGTTAATATCAGAGACTTATGTGTCTGGCTATTCTTGTCACTGTGAAGGAAGTCCCTACCACAAACAATACTTTGACCAATGCCCCTTTTAAGACTACAAAGAGTTACAAAGTGTTTATAGCTTGTGTGGCCTGTTCTCCTCCAGCTGAACTTCCCAAGGATGCTTGAACACGTTGTTTGAATGGACAATATGGAAGATACTGAAatagcaaaaaggaaaagaagagtatcagcaaataaaattattttgccaaAGTAGGTGAGCAATTGCAAATAGAGAAGAGACAGACGAAAGGACAATGCTCAGTGGGGCATcagatggaggaggaaaatgCAGAATAATATAAGGTGGAGGATAAGAACTGGAAAGGTGTTTTTATAACATCTCAAATAACTTACTTTCGTTATTGCACATGATTATTAAAGTGTGACTCTATGTGCATGATGACAGAAGTGGTGTGTCAGGAACTCTATGTATTAGACATTTTGGGACTGGTGCCCCTAATATTATACCTAGAGAAGCAGGACTCTGAACTTGGTGTGCATCAAACTCATCTGGAGAATTCTTAAAACTAGATTTCTAGGCCTTATCCTGAGAATTGTATTCAGATGCTCTGGATAGGATCCAAAGTTCTGTACTTCTAATAAGTTATCAAGTGATGCTGACGCTACTTGTCTAAGAACTCTTTGGAAGCACTGTTCTAGCTAAACACAcagctttataatttttaagcTGTAAATGTTTCCCTATCTACTCAAAGCAGGCAGACAAACATAATAAGGTCTGTATCTCTTGAACCTAGACCACAACACAATGACCTTGTTAATAGCATGAGCTTAGAAGGCAGAGATTCAGAATGGCTGCCAGGTTCACATATTGGATGGGGTAATTATCAAGGATTTTTTGAGAGTCAGGTGGCTGGCTAGGACTTCAGGTAGAAATCTGATTAGTCTCCAGCATGAATTCTTCATAGCAGTTTGACACATGAGATTCCTCCCCCAAAGTAGAAGATATTACTTTTAATTACAAAACATTATGGCTACAGAACAGGGAGCAAAATGAATTACACCTTAAATTCTCAACCTAACatgattttaatataaaatgtagtTTTTATAATTGCTAAAGCTttagagaaagaagcaaaataaattatACCCTGAGTTCTCAACATGTTTTTAATGTGAagtattttgcaaaatgaaaagagcCTTACCCAAAGTCACGTGGATCAGGAAGGGTCTGGCTCTGTGATCTGGTTGTCTTGATTCTTACTGCAAAAAGAGACAGGCTGTCTAAAAGGAGACAGGGAATTAAACTAAGTGGCCAAGGCATAAAGAAACTTTTCTACCAAAACTTTAGTACACATGTCATTCGGAAACACAGGAATGAAATGAAATCTTATCTATGATGTAGATGTTTATTGTCCTCCTTGTTTATATTAACTTCTGAGTGATACAGTTATGATATCTGGTTCATGTTTAAATCATATTTCTCAGGAAAATTGTGAGTCAAAGACAAGAAAGGGAAGTAACAATTGCCTTGTGTCTACTTTgctcttccctgatggctcagaggataaagaatctgcctgcaatggtgACACGGGACACAAGGATTCGATCCCaggggaaaataccctggagaaggaaatggcaacccattctactagtctttcctgaaaaatcctatggacagaggaacatggtcgcaaagactcagacatgactgagcgactaaacacatacacactactaagAACAAGACTACAGGTTTTGTTTGAATCATCAAATCAACCACTATGagaatttttcctcttttacacatataatttttttcaacagaATTTTATTCACACTCTACATGCTGTCTCACAGTTCACTCACAAAATAGGTTTCATTGCTTTATTGTCCACTTCATAAAAATGGTTGCCTGGAGAAAATTTAGGAAATTTGGCCACCGCCATCTTGTGACCAGAAGCAGAACTGCAGATTTTGCAAGCGCTATATGCAGAGCTTCAGTTGCTCAGATTTTTCTCATGAGAGAAGGATCGGAACTACATTTAGCCAACCAGGAGCCTTTCCAGGCTTATAGAACTTTCTAAGTTCAAGGGGTTTGCTGTGTAGGATAAGAGGATCATAATGTCTTCAACTATAATGTTTCTGGTTAtaaaatatgctgctgctgctgctaagtcgcttcagtcgtgtccgactctgtgcgaccccatggactgcagcctactaggctcctacgtccatgggattttccaggcaagagtactggagtggggtgccattaccttctccgtaTAAAACATGCATAAGCTTATTAAAAATCGAAAAGATGCAAAAAGATGTAGGTAAAACTAAGTACAAGCCTCTATATAAATAGtctgaatattttcaattttccagACTTTTTTACATTTATAGATAAATGCATATCATTTCAAAACAACATCAGATCTCAATAAGAGCAGTCTGAACATTATTCTACCTAAGTGTTTTTCACATGAtttattaattactttaaatgagTTTTTTCTCACATTTGTAACATTTTATCTCAGTATTTTTCCTGATGATGTAAACAAGTAAATGAGTAAGAATATATTAATACTCTAAAATTAGGCAGCAGTAAAGCTAGTCCTGTCTCTCCAACTACACAAANNNNNNNNNNNNNNNNNNNNNNNNNNNNNNNNNNNNNNNNNNNNNNNNNNNTGACCAGAGGCTGGAAATCACTGGTTTGCAGGCATATGCCCATTTCATATACCCTCATCAATAACTGGCAAATCCTCcttcttatattttattagtaATTTTCACTCACACAAATCAATGTggggaaaattaatttttaaaaatttacatgtatttgtttttctgtatgtCTGAAATATATCTTGCACACTTTGTTCATTAAAATTCTCCTGTGTTAGATTAAAATTCAGCTGATTTAACTTAGAAAGCTAATTTAAAGTATTGCTAGGGATAATTTTAGAAGTGAAAATATTTGGGAATGAAGTGTTTTATTTGACCTCTGTATTatctaatacatatttataaatttattgttatatattttattttatataaaatttatataaactaaataaacacatatatgtaatCTTTTATTACAGTAGAAAAGGTAAACTAATACATTGGCCAAAGAGAATGACTACATGCTCCTGATTAATTTAGAACCCAACTAAACATCTAGAAATACACATACTTAACAAATGTCTGACAGCGTTCAATGTGTAAGCCACTTTCAAATCCAGAATGTGAGATGTAAAGGGACACAAGATATgatgggttgtgaagatctcagTTCTAGGGTTCTCCCAAACTGGATGATGTTAGGTATCTCTCTGACAAAGCATCCAAGGCCTTAGTTTTCTGTGGCTGGTGAGTATCTACAGTAAGttctactttattcattttttagagAGGTCTAGCAAACACTTTTATTAGTCTTGACTAGGTATCTATGGAAACAACTCTATATTAGCACTCAAAATACAtaatcattttttgttgttaagtGTACAATATTAAGTGgttcacgggcttccctggtggctcagctggtaaagaatcggcctgcaatgtggaagacctgggttcaatccctgggttgggaagatcccctggagaagggaaaggctacccactccagtattctggcctggagaattccatggactgtatagtccacggggtctcaaagagttggacatgaccgagcaactttcacacatagtggttcacaattttaaagattatattccatctacaattattataaaatactggctatattccttTTGTTGTACAATAGTCCTtgcagcttattttatacatagtagtttatacctCATAATCCCCTACTCCTATATTGTCCCTTCCCACTTCTCTATTTCCACTAGTAATGattaatttgttctctgtatcttgtgagtctgcttcatttttgttatatttactagtttgtggtattttttagattctgcatgtaagtgatatcatgcagtatttgtctttcatttagcataataccgtccaagtccatccatgttactgcaaatgggaaaattttactctttttttatggctgagtggtatttcattgtatatataccacatcttctttatccatttatctgttatGTACAGTTAGGTTGCACTCATATCTTGGCAacagtaaataatgctgctgctacaaacattgaagtgaatttatcttttcaaattagtggttttgttttggtttttggatatatacacaggagtggaactgctgggtcatgtggtacttctatttttagttattttgagaaactgccatactgttttccacagcgactgcaccagtttacattcccaccaacagtacacaagggttttcttttctccacatcctcaccaaaatTTGTTGTGTTCTTCTTTGATAATAGcgattctgataggtgtgaggtggtatctcattgtgataaTTTGGGGGATGCAGTGTTTTATTTGGCCtctgtattatataatatgtaatgtatataaatatatatatttatatataaattttattttatatactttatttgATATATAAATGTGTTTGTATGTAAAACCACCTCTATGTAAGcattaatattagaaaatatataataataatgaggaTAATCCCCAGGCTAGTATTGTATTGACAGCTCTAATAATTGCAGTATGTAATCTTTTGTACTATAAACCAGCCCTAAATCTCAGAGGCTCAGCCCCAAAAGAGTTTCTAATGCTGATGTCAAAGTTCAACAGAGGTCATCAAGTggccagagagggagagg
Protein-coding sequences here:
- the PWWP3B gene encoding PWWP domain-containing DNA repair factor 3B, which gives rise to MDAEYVLCNWQDQLWPAKVLSRSEASSNSKRKKVFSLEVQILSLDEKIQMESTETKILTKSQIEAIASSLAAQSEVSDPPGEETAYARSLKMALDILNERTNLIQVSSSDDEETTILSQNIPQKPSDSPPRKKYRKHEGEGDLPKCLEENENSTTLLVSSESDDSLYDDKSQVHTMIASIPNEMETKSSQNLSWCQTFPSLSEDEDEKESKKKIDLSILPLLSTIKEEDVYVKEEKFSPTLPSDGFIVPKALKEEPEDIYPEALAASSECSAFSENIEDPGEGPSDPCSVTSQNQPTVESETDAEAFPQPSSWEHQISFSASSHSGDYSLLGSNERNLQRLDFEEFEEELQASDKSARVSSIAASILDDDEEDEELPRFLFHYEQRSFETGMIVWFKYQKYPFWPSVIKSIRRKERKASVIFVEANMNPEKRGVRVPFRRLKKFDCKEKQALVEKAREEYSESIDWCISLICDYRVRLGCGSFAGSFFEYYAADISYPVRKIIKQDTFRNLFPKLQNENTGGSMSVTSQTKKMSFQKILPDRMKSARDRANKNLVDFIVNAKGTESHLLAILNGTKGSRWLKSFLNANRFTPCIETYFEDEDQLDEVVKYLQEVYKQIDEKMLTRIRDDKIKFILEVLLPEAIICSISAVDGLDYKAAEAKYLKGPSLGYRERELFDSKILFEKRRKPLTKEDH